The sequence ATGACACGTTCGGCCCCATGCTCGGCTACCCCTGCTGCCGGTGCAGCGATGTCCAGGTACGCGAGCGCCGCTTCACCGAGCGCGCCCGCCACGTGGCCTGACGCCTCGAGGTATTGTCTTCGCGACCAAGCATCACCGGCGTCATGCGTATGATGTGTGGCGGCGATTGCCGGACCGATTCCGGGTGCATATGCAAATGGACGCAGCGCGATGTCTTCCGCGATGGCGTCGCCGAGCTCCGTCAGTGTCGGCATGCGCGTGACGGTGTCGAGCCAGCCTCGGCTTGCTGTATAGCGGCGTTGCAGTTGAACTGCCGCCTGAAGGCCGCCGACCTCAATCCGCTGGCGGGCCATTGCCTCGGAGAATTGCCTGCGGGACGCTGTCGCTGCTGCATCTCGCGCATCGAGGGCGAGTAGCTGCGCCTCGATTGCTGTGTGCCGGGCCTGCAAGAGTGCGCGTTCGACGACTAGTCCCGGAGTCTCAGCCGCCGAACCGCTCGTGTCCCGCAACGTGACGGGGCTCCCGCGGCAGTACGCATACCGATTGACCCCATCCGCGAGCCCTGTGGGGTCCGCGGCCGTCCAGCGCCCCAACCACGCCGCGTAGTACCGCGCCCCGAGGTGATACAGCCCGGTCTCCTCGTCGCGCTCCTTGCCGATGTACCGGTACCGCTTCGCGCTGACCTCGACCGCGCCGTCGTTCGCCGCGTAGCTCGTGGTCCCGAACGGATGAAACTCCTCGTACGAGATCACCGCCGCATCACCATCGAGCTCGAGCGAAGCCGAGTCGAGGTGATTGCCATGCTGGAACCGCGGCACGCTCACGGGCGCCGCGACGGGCTCCCCGTCGTCGACCGTCAGCGTCTCGACCAAGCACAGCCGCCGCGCCCCATCGCCGACATGCAACGTCTGCCGCTCCATCTCCGGCGCGACATCATTCGCGGCCCGCTCGCGGTACAGCTCGAACTCCCCAAGGTAGACCCGCTCGCGCACGCGCGAGCCCGAGGCGTTGCGCTGCACCTTGCGCACCCGCGCTCCGCTGGCGTCGTACACGAACCACACCTCGCCGCCACCACCCAAGTCGCAGTGCTGCAGTCGGTCGGCGTGGTCCCACGCCATCGCTGCGAGGTGCGGCATGCTCGTCATGTTGCCATGCTCGTCATAGCTGTACGAGTGCGAGAACGGCTCCGCAGCCTCGCCCGGCGCCGAGTTGCGCAGCAGCCGGTTGCCGCCGGGCGCGTACGCACACCGCCGCGTGAAGTTGCCACCCGCCGCGGTGTGCCGCAGCTCCACGATGTTCCCCACCGCGTCCCACGCGTACGTCTCCTCGTACCTCCGCAGCGCCGCCGGGTCGTCCGCGTGCGGCTGCGGGCTGAAGGCTTGGAACGGGTCGGGTCACCCGTGCCCAAGCGCACCCAGATCTCAATGCGCCGCGAGCTCGTCCGGGCCCCTCGGGCGCGGCGGAGGCTCTTGGCACGCAGTGCTCGCGGCGAGATGTACTTCCACGCTGCCCAACTTGCTCGAGGTCGCCCTACCCCATCGCCTCCGCCCACGACCGACGGGGCGCGTCGCTCGGTCTCGTGGCTGAGCGTCGCCGACGTCACGCTCGGCGCGCGCCTGTCGATCAGCATCACGCCAACTCGGACTCACGGAACGCTTCGATCGACCCACGAATTCTCCCGGGGAGCCAAGTTTGGAGGCGATCGCCCTGCACGAGAACTCCCCTCCTTTGCAGATCAGTCGATCAGTCACGCGTGCCGAACTTCGTCATCCACTCGGCGAAGCGCGTGCTCATGGCAGCATCTTCGACCGTGCAGTCCAATTGGCCGAGGACCTCAGCTGCGACAATACGCCGAGTGTTCTTTGTCTCACCATCGAGCTGATCGCACACTCGAATTTCAATGTCACCTCCAACCGTCTGCAAGAAGTCGGAAATGCGAGCCCTGATGCGAGCCCAGTTCGTTGCCTTTGCTTCGCCGCCTGCGGAGGTGGCTCCGAGTGCGCGGATCTCTGCGACCGTGAGTTCATCGGCTGGCACCATTGCGAAGATCCTGAGCTTCTGGACGGGGTCCCACGCGACCATCGAGGCGTACTGCCACCGCCCATCGTGCCCTTGGATGAATCCCTCGGTGATTCCGTCATGCCAGCCGACGATCAGAAGATGTTGTGCGACAGGTCCCATAGTTCTTATCCCTTGGGGCGAAACAATCTGTTAAAGAGGGCAGCAACCTCGTCTGTGACCGGTTTGGGGAGGTGCACGGTGTGGTGCCGCGGGTCCTCCCCTGTTTGTTCGACCTTGAAATGCTCCTCGACCTCAGAGCGCGGCGAGGAGCGGTGCGGACTCCCGGGGCCCTCGGCCTTCTTCCCTGAGCGCGTCGACACCCCGTGCGGAAAGCCGTGCGCTTCGGCCCTCGCGGCATCTGCGGCCAGGTCTGCCGCTGACTCCGGACCGGGGCCAAAGCGCTTCAGGTGATCGTTCGGCCCGCCGCTCCCTGCGGCTACCGCCCCGGGCTCGGCGGCCCCGGTTCGCCGGGTCGACGCGCCTTCCGCCCTCACCCTGGCCGCCGCGACCGACTCCCTGCCGGCCGCGCGCGCCTCGCCTACGGCAGCCTTCAGGCTGCCTCGAGTGACACCGCTGGCCCCGTTGGCGAACAGTCGCGCTCCGCCACGCACGGCGGGTGCAACGAAGAACGTCATCGCCTCTGCGCTGGTGAACGCGACGTCGATCGCGACCTTCTTCGCCGCGTTCTCGAAGCGCGCCTCATCCCCCATCCCCCACGCCGCCCCAGCCTGTGCGGCATCATGCGGGAGGTCATAGAGACCCATGAACGGTACAAACTCGAGAACCTCCGGGCGGTAGTAGTGCTCGGCGTCCTCCGCGTCGAGTCTCCGTACGTCCGCCCTCCACTGTGCGGCCTCGTACTCACCTGTCGTCTTTCGAGGTCTGACAGGCGTCGCCTCGGCGGCCGTGGTCACGACCTCTTCGAACGCCTGCTGCACGTCACCTCCCGCCATGGCCGTGAGGAGAGCAGCGTGCATCGCGGCGATATGAGACTCGCGTAGGTCGGTTGCGATCGGCTCGGTCGCTCGACCGCTCGTGTCCCGACTCGAGGCCGGATTCCCGCGGCAGTACGCATACCGATTGACCCCATCCGCGAGCCCTGTGGGATCCGCCGCCGTCCAGCGCCCCAGCCAGCTCGCGTAGTACCGCGCCCCGAGGTGATACAGCCCGGTCTCCTCGTCGCGCTCCTTGCCGATGTACCGGTACCGCTTCGCGCTCACCTCGACCGCGCCGTCGTTCGCCGCGTAGCTCGTGGTCCCGAACGGATGAAACTCCTCGTACGAGATCACCGCCGCATCACCATCGAGCTCGAGCGAAGCCGAGTCGAGGTGATTGCCATGCTGGAACCGCGGCACGCTCACGGGCGCCGCGACGGGTTCCCGTCGTCGACCGTCAGCGTCTCGACCAAGCACAGCCGCCGCGCCCCATCGCCGACATGCAACGTCTGCCGCTCCATCTCCGGCGCGACGTCGTTCGCGGCCCGCTCGCGGTACAGCTCGAACTCCCCCAGGTAGACCCGCTCGCGCACGCGCGAGCCCGAGGCGTTGCGCTGCACCTTGCGCACCCGCGCTCCGCTGGCGTCGTACACGAACCACACCTCGCCGCCACCACCCAAGTCGCAGTGCTGCAGTCGGTCGGCGTGGTCCCACGCCATCGCTGCGAGGTGCGGCATGCTCGTCATGTTGCCATGCTCGTCGTAGCTGTACGAGTGCGAGAACGGCTGACCTCGCAACCCCTCGCCCGCGTGATGAAGAGCATTGGGACGACTGCGCTTGTCTGGTTACCCGGCACCCAGGACCTCGCGCTAGACAAAATCCGCCGCCATTCGCATCGCTGAAAAGGCTATGTACTCAGCCGTGGGGTGGGCGGACTCTGCCTCGGGCCCCGCGAGCCACGCGTCGAGCAGATCGTCGATCAGTGCAATCGTTTCCACAAGGTGGTCCTTGGCAGACTGCGGCGCCCGCTCGACGAGTTTCGCTCGCTCCGTGTCGTCCGCCTCGCCCCACAGTTCAGCGAGCGGGAGGTAGCGGCGAAGCGGCTGGGGAACGTGACTTGGGTCGAGAAGCCGACCACGCTGTTCCCTCAAGAAGTCAGGATACAGTCGCATCATTTTGGCAAGGAAGTCCGCGTCGTTCATGTGCACCTCGGCCTTCATCGCCCCCGATGGAGTGCGCCCTTCATGCGCTCGAACCAGCGCCAGTAGTCAGCGCGAACCTGCCGCGGCACGCCGGCGGCATCGAACATTTTCTCCGAGAGTCTGCGCATTTGATCCTCGGAAACCTTCGCCCAGTCGAATACTCCGCCCATTTCTGCTTTCATCTCGGCGCGCCACCTATTGTACACGCCGAAGGTTCTCGCATGCGCCTCGGCAGGCATTAAGATCGCGGGTGCCTCATCCGGGTTGTACGCCGGGTGGTGTTTCTTCATCCATGCAGACATCACGCCGTGATGCGACTGCGCGCCACCCGGCCTCGGCGATGGGTGATCGCCATGCCTCGCCAGCCTGAACGCTTCCCCCTCTGCGGCTACCCGCTCGGCTTCACGGGATGCATTGCCTTCCGCCGTCCGGACGGCGGCAGAGCGTATCACCTTCTTCCCGTTGCTGAAGAGCGTGATGACACGTTCGGCCCCATGCTCGGCTACCCCTGCTGCCGGTGCAGCGATGTCCAGGTACGCGAGCGCCGCTTCACCGAGCGCGCCCGCCACGTGGCCTGACGCCTCGAGGTATTGTCTTCGCGACCAAGCATCACCGGCGTCATGCGTATGATGTGTGGCGGCGATTGCCGGACCGATTCCGGGTGCATATGCAAATGGACGCAGCGCGATGTCTTCCGCGATGGCGTCGCCGAGCTCCGTCAGTGTCGGCATGCGCGTGACGGTGTCGAGCCAGCCTCGGCTTGCTGTATAGCGGCGTTGCAGTTGAACTGCCGCCTGAAGGCCGCCGACCTCAATCCGGTGGCGGGCCATTGCCTCGGAGAATTGCCTGCGGGACGCTGTCGCTGCTGCATCTCGCGCATCGAGGGCGAGTAGCTGCGCCTCGATTGCTGTGTGCCGGGCCTGCAAGAGTGCGCGTTCGACGACTAGTCCCGGAGTCTCAGCCGCCGAACCGCTCGTGTCCCGCAACGTGACGGGGCTCCCGCGGCAGTACGCATACCGATTGACCCCATCCGCGAGCCCTGTGGGGTCCGCGGCCGTCCAGCGCCCCAACCACGCCGCGTAGTACCGCGCCCCGAGGTGATACAGCCCGGTCTCCTCGTCGCGCTCCTTGCCGATGTACCGGTACCGCTTCGCGCTCACCTCGACCGCGCCGTCATTCGCCGCGTAGCTCGTGGTCCCGAACGGATGAAACTCCTCGTACGAGAACACCGCCGCATCACCATCGAGCTCGAGCGAAGCCGAGTCGAGGTGATTGCCATGCTGGAACCGCGGCACGCTCACGGGCGCCGCGACGGGTTCCCCGTCGTCGACCGTCAGCGTCTCGACCAAGCACAGCCGCCGCGCCCCATCGCCGACATGCAACGTCTGCCGCTCCATCTCCGGCGCGACATCATTCGCGGCCCGCTCGCGGTACAGCTCGAACTCCCCCAGGTAGACCCGCTCGCGCACGCGCGAGCCCGAGGCGTTGCGCTGCACCTTGCGCACCCGCGCACCGCTGGCGTCGTACACGAACCACACCTCGCCGCCACCACCCAAGTCGCAGTGCTGCAGTCGGTCGGCGTGGTCCCACGCCATCGCTGCGAGGTGCGGCATGCTCGTCATGTTGCCATGCTCGTCGTAGCTGTACGAGTGCGAGAACGGCTCCGCAGCCTCGCCCGGCGCCGAGTTGCGCAGCAGCCGGTTGCCGCCGGGCGCGTACGCATACCGCCGCGTGAAGTTGCCACCCGCCGCGGTGTGCCGCAGCTCCACGATGTTCCCCACCGCGTCCCACGCGTACGTCTCCTCGTACCTCCGCAGCGCCGCCGGGTCGTCCGCGTGCGGCTGCGGGCTGAAGGCCAAGTCCGTATCCACCGGTTGCGTCAGCGAGCGCAGCTCCCGACCGCTCGAAGCGCTCAACCGGTACAGCGCGTCGTACTCGAACCGCTGGTCCGCGCTCACCACGTCGTTGTCGAAGAACACCCGCTGCTGCGCGCCGTCGCGGATCTCCACGATGTTGCCGACGGGGTCGTAGGTGTACCGCAGGTCCTGCAGGACGGCGTCGTCGATGGCTCGCACCAACCGCATGCGCGAGAGCCGAAACGTGTCGGGCTCGTAGGCGTAGCTCGCCGTGGTGCCGTTGCCGTGCACGCACCGCAGCCGCTGACCGCGGGCGTCGTAGTCGACCGCCGTCACGATCGCGCTCGGCTCCGCCGCGCCCCGCACGCGCACGTCGACCGCCTCGAGTAGACCCGCTTCGTTGAACCGCGTGCGCGTCTCGGAGCCGTCGGGCGTCGTCCGCGAGACCAAGCGCCCGAGCGCGTCGTACTGCATCGTGGCCACGAACGAGGTCGGCTCGAGCGACGCGTCGGCGCTCGCCGCGATCGCATCCGGATCGCTCGCGCCACCCAAGCCGCTCCAATCCTGGGTGCCCTCGAAGGCGACGTTCAATCGCACCGACTGCTGCAGCAGATTCCCCGCGAAGTCATGCCGCACATTCGTGTGCTCGCCCGCGCCGTCGTACACGCGAAACACGCGCCCGCGCAGGTTGTCGGCGACCGCGGTCGCGACCTCCTCGCCCCAGACGGTGCGCGTCACCAGCATCTCGACCCCGCCCGGCGGTGTGACGAACACGTGCGTCCCCCGCCGCAACGCGTCGACCACGACGCGCGATGCGAAGCCGCGCGCGTTCCAGCTGCGCAGCGGCGCGCCCGCGACATCCACCAACGATCGCTGTCACCCGCCGTCCTCGGACTCGACCTCGAGCACGAGCCCACCCATCGCGTACGTCCGCGACTCCGCGATGTTGCCCCGGGCATCGATGACGCGCAACGCGTTGCCCTCGATGTCGAGCTCCGTCCGCGTTCGTAGCACCTGCAGCGCCCCGTCGCCCGGCTTGCCCATCACCGCGGTCGCGGTGAGCGGCTCGACGCATCGACCGACGGCCGATTGGACAGTGCGATGCGACGCCGATGTCGACGCGGGATCGCGAGGTCACGTCGCTCGCGTCACATCTTCGGGCAGGCGCCGCCGGCCTGCTCGAGCCCGGCCTTGCGGAGCTGCGCACCGGTCGGGCCATCGCCGAGCTTGGCGCGCGCGGCCTCGCCGTGGCCCTTGCCGAGCACGTCGCGAAGATACGGCACGTAGTCGAAGGTGTCGGAGTGCTCGGCGGTGTGGCACTCGCCGGCGCACAGCTGGGCGGTGGTCGCGAGCGTGATGTGCTGCAGCTTCTCGCCACCATCGTCGACGTGCAGGCTGCCGGGTCCGTGGCAGACCTCGCACTGCACGTCGCGCAGGCCAGCGTTCTCGATCAAGTCGCTGCCGCCGGGCTTGCGATAGCCGGTGACGTGACAGCTGACGCAGGAGAGATCGTATTGCTTGTCGACCTCGACGAGGGTCTGCCAGGCCTTGGCGTGCACGGTCGTGCGCCAGAACTCGACCGCCTCGGCGTGGCACTCCTCGCAGCGCTCGATGCCGGTGAAGCCGGCCTTGCCCTTGGCGGGGGCCGGCGGCTTCACGCCCGTGAAGCGTTGGATGTTGGCCTGCGCGACGCCCTTGTCGTACTCGACCAGACGCTGCTTGGCCTCGGCGTCGGCCGGCAGCTTGCAGGTGACCTTCACCTGCGAGAGCGTGACCGCGGCCGCGTCGCCGGGCGGCGCGTCGAGCCCGGCGCTCAGGGCATCGCGCTCGCCTCGCAGTCGCGCGAGGAAGGCGGGATCGGCCGTGGGATCGGCCTCGAACTTCTTCAGCCGGGCCTCCACGCGCGCCAGCTCGCGCTCGCGATCGGCCTTCGACGGCACCACCGCCCAGCTCGACGCGTCGGGCACCGCAGCGCCGCTGGCATCGACGGACAGACGCAGGTGCGCCACCGACTGCAGCATCTCGCCGGGCTCGAACACCCAGGTCTTGCCGAGCTTGGTGGCGGGCGTACCGGTGCGCTGACGCTCGACGCCCTCGACCGAGCCAACCACCACGAGGTCGATGCCGAGCTCGCCGCGCGCGAGCCCCTCGGCGAAGTCGCGGGGGCCGTGCGCCATCACGATCACGTACGCGGCCCCCTCCTCGCGCATGCGCGCGACGGTGGAGGTGAGCGCGGGCTCGACCGCCGTCGGCTTGCCGAGCGGCTCGAGCCCGGCGACGCGCGGGTCGATCACCGCAGTGACGCCGACCTTCCACGTCACGCCGTTCGACTCGAGCGCGACCACGCGATGGCTCGCGAGTGCGGGCAGACCCGCGGCCGGCTGCAGGTTGGCGACCACGCGGGGCAGCACGTGGTCCTGCAGCGCCTTGGTGCCGGACGGCGCGACCACGTCGAACGGACCCACGCTCGACACGAGGTGATCGCCGAGCTGCCCGAACTGCGTGGTCAGCAGCGACGCGCGCGACTCGGCCTGCTCCCAGCCCGCAGCGTCGGGCGGCGCATAGGCGCCCTTGGGATCGGGATAGAGGAACGACCCTGGCTCGAGCACCAGCGTGGCGGCGTCGGGCCCCTGCCCCTCGAGCCAACCGAACGCGTATTGCAGGCCGCCGAGCGGCTCGGTGGTGCAGCCGCACGGTGCGATCGTGCCGAGCACGCGGCCGAACGCGACGATGTCGAAGGTCGCGCGCGGCGGCACCACCGGTGGCGCCACGACGTCGGTCTTGCCCGCGTCGCCGGTGGGCGGCTTGCCGCCGCCCGTGCCGCCGCAGTTCGGCGCGGCCAGCAGGCCGATGCCACAGGCGAGCGCGGCGGAGGTCACGAGCGAGCGTGCGCGGGATGAAGCAGCGTGGGCCATCGCGAAGGGCCGCAGATTGGCGCGAATGGCCACCGCCTGCAAGTGAACGCCCCCGTCGCGCACACGCGCGTGCGACGGGGGCGAAGCCGTGCTCGTGGCGGGCTGCTAGCCCTCTTCGGGCTGCGGTGCTCGACGCGCGACCACGAACGCCGAGAGCGCCGCGATCTCTTCGTCGCTCAGCTTGCCCTCGAACTTCGGCATCTGCGCCGCCTTGCCGAACAGGTCCGGCTTCGACGAGTCGCGGATGACCCGATCGACCCACGCCACCGTGCCGTGGCCGAGCAGGTTCGGACCCTCGTTGTCCTTGCCGGCCTCGACCTCGTGGCAGTTGCTGCAATCGAGTTCGTCCTTCCACAGCGCGGTGCCCTTGGCGACCAGCGCAGCGTCCGGCGCCAGCTCGGGCTCCATCATGCTCACCAGGTACTCGACCGTCGCCGCGAGCTGCTCGTCGCTCAGCTTGTCGGCGGGGTAGGTCTCCATGGTGTCGTGCTTGGTCTTGCCGAAGAACTTCGCCTGCGTCGGGTCGCGCACCAGCGACGCCAGCCATGCGCGGCTCGAATAGTCGGTGAGATCGGGCGCCTCGCCGCCACCGAAGCCATCGAGCGCGTGGCAGTTGCGACAGTGCTCGATGTACAGCTG is a genomic window of Deltaproteobacteria bacterium containing:
- a CDS encoding RHS repeat-associated core domain-containing protein, giving the protein MGNIVELRHTAAGGNFTRRCAYAPGGNRLLRNSAPGEAAEPFSHSYSYDEHGNMTSMPHLAAMAWDHADRLQHCDLGGGGEVWFVYDASGARVRKVQRNASGSRVRERVYLGEFELYRERAANDVAPEMERQTLHVGDGARRLCLVETLTVDDGEPVAAPVSVPRFQHGNHLDSASLELDGDAAVISYEEFHPFGTTSYAANDGAVEVSAKRYRYIGKERDEETGLYHLGARYYAAWLGRWTAADPTGLADGVNRYAYCRGSPVTLRDTSGSAAETPGLVVERALLQARHTAIEAQLLALDARDAAATASRRQFSEAMARQRIEVGGLQAAVQLQRRYTASRGWLDTVTRMPTLTELGDAIAEDIALRPFAYAPGIGPAIAATHHTHDAGDAWSRRQYLEASGHVAGALGEAALAYLDIAAPAAGVAEHGAERVITLFSNGKKVIRSAAVRTAEGNASREAERVAAEGGEKVYRVQGGTLPNASKERFAVGEGGELSIQGDDMLYINLGQEGRALEFLGRRGDTAVLVEFEVSSEFATTLRTTSVPQRAGRSSPGAAQRVDETRGPDQFGIPSNMFQDLLDSVVPGSVRVRKQ